In Strix uralensis isolate ZFMK-TIS-50842 chromosome 18, bStrUra1, whole genome shotgun sequence, one DNA window encodes the following:
- the NPEPL1 gene encoding putative aminopeptidase NPEPL1, producing MANVQLEFQASAGEADPQSRPLLVLGQLHNLHRLPWAQLRGKLQPRVTEEIWQSALSTLNPNPTDSCPLYLNYATVAALPSRVSRHNSPSAAQFITRLVRNCLPGGVNRCIVMVCERSEVFASACALARAFPLFTHRSSASRRTEKKTVTVEFFLVGQNNGPIEVATLKCLASATEGVRLAARIVDTPCNEMNTDAFLEEIKKVGKDLGITPTIIRDEELKERGFGGIYGVGKAALHPPALAVLSHTPDGATQTIAWVGKGIVYDTGGLSIKGKTTMPGMKRDCGGAAAILGAFKATVKQGFKDNLHAVFCLAENAVGPRATRPDDIHVLYSGKTVEINNTDAEGRLILADGVAYACKDLGADIILDMATLTGAQGIATGKYHAAVLTNNEEWEKACVKAGRNCGDLVHPLVYCPELHFSEFTSAVADMKNSVADRDNTPSSCAGLFIASHIGFDWPGVWVHIDIAAPVHAGERATGYGVALLLSLFGGASEDPLLNMVSPLGCNGDSPTEDMERDSKRRRLV from the exons ATGGCGAACGTGCAGCTGGAGTTCCAGGCCAGCGCCGGCGAGGCGGACCCGCAGAGCCGCCCGCTGCTCGTCCTGGGCCAGCTCCACAACCTGCACCGCCTGCCCTGGGCCCAGCTGCGGGGCAAGCTGCAGCCGCGGGTCACCGAGGAG aTATGGCAGTCGGCTTTAAGCACTCTGAATCCAAACCCCACCGACAGCTGTCCTCTCTACCTGAATTATGCCACTGTGGCCGCTTTGCCTTCCAGGGTCAGCCGGCACAATAGCCCATCTGCAGCTCAGTTCATCACCCGCCTGGTTAGAAATTGCCTTCCAGGAGGTGTCAACAGATGTATTGTT ATGGTCTGTGAGCGGTCTGAAGTCTTCGCTTCTGCTTGTGCATTGGCCAGGGCTTTCCCGTTGTTCACGCATCGGTCCAGCGCATCAAGACgcacagagaagaaaactgtaaCAGTAGAGTTTTTCCTGGTTGGACAAAACAATGGACCAATAGAAGTGGCAACACTTAAA TGTCTGGCAAGTGCTACAGAAGGAGTCAGGCTGGCTGCTCGAATTGTGGACACCCCATGCAATGAGATGAACACAGACGCCTTCCTGGAG GAAATCAAAAAAGTTGGCAAGGATCTGGGGATTACTCCTACCATTATTCGAGATGAGGAGCTGAAAGAGAGAGGCTTTGGAG GTATCTACGGAGTTGGCAAGGCAGCTCTGCATCCTCCAGCCCTAGCAGTTCTCAGTCACACTCCAGATGGTGCTACACAGACCATTGCATGGGTGGGCAAAGGTATTGTGTATGACACTGGAGGACTCAGCATTAAGGGGAAG ACTACTATGCCTGGAATGAAACGAGACTGTGGTGGAGCAGCTGCTATTTTGGGTGCCTTCAAAGCCACTGTAAAGCAA GGTTTTAAAGACAATCTTCATGCTGTTTTTTGTTTGGCCGAGAATGCAGTCGGACCACGTGCAACAAGACCTGACGACATTCATGTTCTTTACTCTGGAAA AACTGTGGAAATCAATAACACTGATGCAGAAGGTAGACTGATACTGGCTGATGGAGTAGCTTATGCGTGCAAGGATCTTGGAGCTGATATCATTCTTGATATGGCCACTCTTACTGGAGCTCAG GGAATTGCTACAGGAAAGTATCATGCTGCTGTCCTTACCAATAACGAAGAATGGGAAAAGGCTTGTGTTAAAGCTGGCCGGAACTGTGGAGACTTGGTCCATCCTCTTGTGTATTGCCCTGAGCTCCACTTCAGTGAATTTACCTCTGCTGTAGCTGATATGAAGAACTCTGTGGcg GACCGAGACAATACTCCAAGCTCCTGTGCTGGGCTCTTCATTGCTTCTCACATCGGCTTTGACTGGCCTGGAGTGTGGGTCCATATAGACATTGCTGCGCCTGTCCATGCA ggtGAACGAGCTACTGGCTATGGCGTGGCTTTGTTGCTGTCCCTGTTTGGAGGGGCATCTGAAGACCCTTTGCTAAACATGGTGTCCCCTCTTGGGTGCAACGGCGACTCTCCCACCGAAGATATGGAGAGGGATTCCAAAAGGCGACGCCTGGTTTAA